A window of Hordeum vulgare subsp. vulgare chromosome 5H, MorexV3_pseudomolecules_assembly, whole genome shotgun sequence genomic DNA:
atccgtctcgacgagatcttcaaaactagatcccatgttgatatgtttCGATGAAAATTTGTTTTGGCCAAAAGTTGCCATGATGTTTACACAGTAGTTGCCATAGTGTTTATTCTAAAGTTGTCATGATATGTTTTATCTATTTTGTTCTAGATCTGAAGCTACCGTTATATTTTCAACTAGTTTTTACAGTAATTTTTGCTAATTGACCATGGcaatttttagtaattaaccacAACAATTTAATGCATGGATCATTGTAATTTTTAGTAATCCATTATGGAAATTTTAGTTTATAGATCATGGCAATTTTCATATTTTGACCATGACAATTTCAGTACTTTgaccatataaattattttttgtATGAACTATGGTAAATTTAAGTGCATGTATCATGgtaaatttaaataatttatcaTGTAAGTGTATGCACGTATGTATGAGCGCTTGTGTTTGTAATGTGTTAAAAAAGTAATTCACCATGacaattttagtttatggttcatgGCAAGTCTAGTTTCTTAATTCCTTATTTTATAACATATCAAAATTTACTTTTAAAGGTAGAAGAAAAAATAGCTGAAATATATCATGACAACTTTGATGTAAACACTATGGCAATTCATGTGTAATAGACATGGCAAATTTTAATCCTTAAAAGAAAATTGTCGAAACATattgatatgagatctagttttgaagatctcattACGATGTATTTAATGATGAAAACGGGTCTTTAATCGGATTTttcatttaaagaataaaatatttaaaaaattaaaaatccaaaaaaaattcaaatgcaTGCCTACAGTAACGTGACTGTAATCTATATGTTATAGACGTATGGCCCGATGTTTCTCCCATCATACACATGTGTTATCAACATCCTATTTATAATACTTATCATACGCACCGAGACCGAGTTTGGAAAAAAGAACTCGTAGTTGACGACCAAGACTACCTTCCACATGATTGGTCGCCATCATCGCTCTTCTAAAAAAAACCTGCACCGATTTCATGACTAGTCCATTTCTCAAGAAAAAGATTTGGCTAAATACGATTGTTTGGCCGGACCCTGGCAGCATACCATGTGACAGAGTGAGCTTTGGTACACGTTAGGAACGTTCCTGCCACCGAGCGATGGAGTCACATCCTACGCCCCCAAGCTCTGTGCTTACCATGTTCGGCGAACCGTGGCGACACGGCAGTAGCACGGCACGTGGCCACAGCCGCTGGTACACTGCTACCGTGCTCCACGCCTTCAACCACCTGCCGGCGCTCCCTTCCGGCGGCCCCATGCAACAACCCAATAGTAGATGCAACAAGCTGAACCTCCATCTTTCCACCGTAGTAGATGTAGATCTACATGCTGCATGGTTAGCTGAAACCGCGCGCCCTGCAGCAGAGAGGTCGCCGTCGTTCCAGCAGCGGCCACCGTGGCGCGGGGCCATCACGCCTGGATATTCACTCCTCGACGGATCACGAGTCACGACGCCGTCGTCCGCCATCGTTTTTCAACCCCTCACCACTACACTACACGGGCAACTCAGGTAGTCGTCACGAGACAATCACGCCGGGTTTAACCGAGGTGAACGGGGGCACGGGAGGTGAGGTGGGTGGAGTTGGTGAGGCGAGGTTCCCTGCGCCGCGGGGCAGAAGAAACAAGAAGCGCGACACCGACATGGACGGGGGCGCCGATCGGGGGGCAACAAAACGAGCACAGAAAATGCCCGTTGGTTTCAGCGCCGCGCACGTTGCCTCGCCTCGCGGCCGGCCTCGAGATGCCGGGCGTACGCCGCCCACGTCCCAATCCAATCCACCCCGCCCGCCTCGCTGCCTGACACGTCTATTAAAATGCCGAGACTTGTCGCTCTTCCATACCCGCCACTCTTAATGGGCACCGCCGGTTGAGGGGGAGAGCGCAGCGAACTCACTGACGAGCCGGGCGAGCGGCTGGTGGGATTCTTGCTTCCCTTCTTGTTTCTGGGACTGAGAATGCGGGGCGCCGGTGATTGCGGGCTGGAGTTCCGGGGCGTgatgggggaggaggaggaggaggaggccgcgtcggcgtcggcgtcggagAGGGcaatgcggcggcggcggcggtggggagcgGAGGCGGACGACGGCTACTCGACGAGCTCCACGGGCGGCCGCGGCGggagcagcggcagcggcagcggctccTTCGGCTGCGACTCGGTTGGTCTCGCACTCTCGCCCCCCCTCTCCTCCATCCATTGCCGCGTCGCCTGGCTTCTATTAAGTATCCGCGCATAGGAATCTCTCACCATTGCGAGCTGTGGCAATGGCATGGGCATGGCGCCATGCAGATCTAGCCAGAGCGCACCATGGCCTGTCGCAGGTGACCACAGGGGCCTTTCCAGAAAGTGGATGGTAAAACCCAGGAATGACATGATTAGCAAGTGAATCTAGCGATCTAAAACAGACAAAGCCGGAGGGCCCGAGGCCTGAGGTCGGAATCGGATAGGCGCCATCATCGCCATCTTGATTCTTGCAGCAAGCGAAAAAGGAGCGGAGGGGGGCACCAcccacaccaacaccaacaccacacaCCCTGGGATTCTCCAGCTTTACAAGATTAACTTTTTAATCGGTGGTGCTAAGGTGCTTCATGGTTGGCTGCAGCCTTTGGCCGGATTCGTGCGCGCGGATGGCGACATGGAAGGCACAGATCTGGAGACAGACGGGCTGGCCGCCACTTCCTCCTCCAGCGGTGAGCACACAGCTCACAGCTCACGCTTTGTATTCTTACCAGTGTTCTTGCTGCTCCGCTGGAGCGCTCCGCTTTACAGCCCTTCTTAAGCGGGTTCGCCTTCTCATTCTCAAAGCCTCCGCAGCGTTCACGGAGCCgcacgacgacgaggaggcgcaGTCGCGGCAAGAACCGGCCAAGAGTCCGGCGGGCACTGCCACTGCCATCCGAGGTACGTACGAGATTTCCAAGCTTGCGACGTACTGTACTGGTCTGCTAGATGGTGCGAGGTTTTCCAATCTTGCATGCTTGTGTGCTGTTCGACAGAATGCCAGAGCCAGCGGCGGTGCCGGACAGACGCGGTTTACCTGCACGGTAGGAAGGGGCTCAAGCAGCGGCCGGCCTCGCTCGACTTCGGCAGCGCCGGGTTCAGCAGCGGGACTCCGTTTTCTCCGGGCTTTGTGGTGGGAGGCGCGGGGTTTGTGAGCAAGGGACTTGTGTCATCACAGATCAGCTCAGGGGTGTTTCCGAGTCCCGGCACGCCGAGCTACCCGCGGCGGCACCGGCCATCGGCCTTGGGGTACCAGAAGGGGTGGAGCTCGGAGAGAGTGCCCCTTCCTTCCAAAGGTAACAACACTAGGAGGTACCCAGGCAGCAGCATGGCATTTCCTCTCAACAACAGGAGGACACTGCCCTCAAAATGGGAGGATGCAGAGAGGTGGATCTTCAGTCCCAAGTCTAACGCCGGCGATGCGCGTGAGAAGACCGCCACATTGCCCCATGCTCGACGGCCGAAGGCCAAAAGTGGTCCTCTTGGGCCTCCTGGAAGACTTGGTGGACAGTATTCATCTGTATCTTCATCCGTGTCTTTGTTTGACAGTGGGAGAGTTGGGCATTTAGCAGCAAACTCACCTTTCTTGGCGGGAGTACTCATACCTGAACATTATGGTGGGGCGAAAAGTAATGTCCGGAGGTACACGAGTGGAACAGCTGGTGACGAATTTGGTATTGGCATAGTTGGCAGGTCTTCTCTAGCAGCTATCGGGTCGCCTGCTATCCCGTCTACGACGGTGCGCCGACGACTAGATACTGCAATTGAGTCATCTGTGTCATTGCCTAGCACTCGAGAATCTGTACAAGGTATTAAGAAATTGCTATCCTTTGTTTTTAGCCTATTGCTTGGTGTTGACTTATGGGTCTATAGAGTATAAAAGTGTAGAGGGCAACCCTCCATTTAAGGTTTGCGGTAGTCTCTGGTTGCTAACTTGTGGTTCTCTCTGTTTGAGGTTTATGGTAGTCTATTAGCTTGTGGTAGTTTCTCTGTTTGAGGCAGTCTCTCGGATTTACGGGTCTATGAAGTATAAAGCATTGTCAAATTGTGAAGCTCCTCGTAAGTTGCATTATACACATTAATTTTTGGCACTTGGTATCTTTGGTAATTGATTTGATCATAGCACTTCTATGCTGAATATCACCATAACTCTATAAGTTATCTTACGCTTTTAATGTACTTAATGAAGATTAAGTAAATCTTTTGGCTGATGCTTCTTTATTTGGTTTCATATCAGGCGAAGAGGCTGAGTTTGTAGAAGATTCAGCCCCTGTCGCTACCCCTATAATTTCAAGGAAGGATACCGCGACTCAAACTAGCCCAGATCTAAGTAGGTCTTCTTCGCCCAGCGCCAGGCCTTCATTTGTTCGCTCGTTTTCAATGCAACAAGCCAAGGAGGAGAGCTGTTTCTCTGATCTTGAGATCAGGGATGTGCAGATGGATGACCGAGTGAGTCTTACTAGATGGTCCAAGAAGCATGTAACACAGGCCTCTAACAAGAATTCTACAAATATCTTAGAGTGGAACAGAAAAACGGTGGACTCTAAATCTTCTTCCTGGGAATCAACTGAAACAAAGTGCACATTAAAGTAAGGGACCAGTGCTTATGATAAATGCTGCCTCTTTGTTCAGGCATACCTCTGATATTATAAACCACTTAACAGTAATACTTGAAGCTTAACTTCTGAAAATATATAACATTATTTGCCTATCTCGTATGATGCTCAAACATCCAAATCTTTTTACTATTGCTGaaactctgcaacatgtattCCGTGAAAACATGAAATGCTGACCGCTTTATCATTATTAAAAGGgttgagagagaagaagcaaaacTTACTGCTTGGGAGAATCTTCAAAAAGCGAAAGCTGAGGCTGCAATTCAGAAGCTAGTGGTATGTGCTTCAGGCTATTTCTAACTTTTTTTTTATGTACTCAGTAAGACCCCTACTGAAATATTTTACTaattcataaattctatagtagcAATGGGCCAAAGGATCCAAATAGTGAACTAAGCAAGTCTAGCTACAGAACAATATAaaatctgattagtcttaggattGGCATCCTCTTCCTCCATCAAAATAAGCATGCGAGTACATTTTCCAAAAGATCAACTTTTGTGTGCAAGCAAGTATCCAATTCATTAAACAGGGCATCAGTCATATTCTTGGGAGGGCTTACTTTCCGCCATTCTTTGTCAGGCAGTCTTTTTCCATCTATATTTATTTGCAGGAATCTTATCAAACATACATCTCCAGCCGCCCAAGTATAGTTTTTGGGCCTACCTCATTTTAGGAGAAAAAAAGTGGCACCCGTATGAACTTTAGCATGTCTACTTGTAACTGTTGTCTCATGTCATTGGTAAAAGAGTATATTTTATATCTGTATATGCTCATAACGGAATGATGCATGCATTATTTACTGTATGATAGCTCATTGTTTTGTTATTCTCTATTGCCGTCTAGTTGACATTCTATTGTATCCATACTTCCATTATCTCAGATGAAACTCGAGAAGAAACGATCATTTTCTCTGGACAGAATTTTGAACACCCTCAGGTCTGCTCAAAGAAAAGCACAAGGGATGCGTGATGCAGCAACAGCAAGCCAAGATGAACATGTTTGCAGAAAGGCCAAAAAGACATCACACGTTACAAAGAATGGCCAGATCAGATCTCTGAGTGGCTGTTTTACTTGCCATGCTTTCTAGTATCATGCAATCCCGCTACTGAGTAAGTTGCATAGTGATGCCTGCCGTACATGGGGTCTCTGTTGATGAATATTCTAGTGATTTAGATGCCCGTTTTTAATAAAGCCAGTAGCATCTATTCTATGCTCTTTCTGTCACATCAGGCAGAATAATATAAACTGTGAAATTGTCAATGCTCACTTTTCAGTGTTGTCCTTGAAAATAGTTATGTTTAATTGTATGCTGCAATGATGCTTGCAGTTCATAATTATGATTTATGTCACCAAATATAGCATGTCGATAGCTCTTATGTTCACACATAAATACATAATCCATTAAACTTCCTTAACATGTTCCATATGCTTGTCATTTTTGACTCTGTCGATCCTTTAAGAACATAATTATTCAGAAATGATTTGAGGCAACTTGAGGTAGCATTGTAGCATTGGAACTTCATGTAACATATTCCATAGGCTAACCTGTTCCTGAGGGTAATCACCTCTAGGTGAGGTAGCATTGTAGCATTGGAACTTCATGTAACATATTCCATAGGCTAACCTGTTCCTGAGGGTAATCACCTCTAGGTGAGGTAGCATTGTAGCATTGGAACTTCATGTAACATATTCCATAGGCTAACCTGTTCCTGAGGGTAATCACCTCTAGGTGAGGTAGCATTGTCACCTGTAAATATTCTGAGCTTGTAAATTGCCTAAGATCTGTTACACTGTCGATAAATAAGCAACCATTAGTCTAAATCACATTTCAAGCTTAGGAACCTACAGTATCATCCATATATCAACTGtttcctactccctccgtttccaaatataagaccttttagagattttaatacggactacatacaaatgtatatagacgcactttagagtgtagattcactcattttgctttgtatgtagtatgtattggaatctctaaaatgtcttatgtttaggaacggagagagcaCATCTTATCTCCTCATGCTTTCAAGGAGAAGTGCCTCACATACTGGCATATATCAACCCCatatatattttattttgttgaggATATCAACCCGTAAAGAGAGATctaaaggattggagcatcaccaaagaactagccatggacaggggtgcgtggaagcttgctatccatgtgccagaaccatgagttggtcgtaAGATCTTATGAGTTTCATCTCTAGCCtagcccaacttgtttgggactaaaggctttgttgttgtttgtttgtttgtttgaggatATCAACCCCATAGTTCTGATAGCCTGCTTGTGCCAGCCAAACCAACTTCACCTCTGATTTTATCTCCCCTTTCTGCCACTTCATCTTCCTAATTCTCAATAGCATCAGGAACATAAGGAAGATAATACAATATATGCACGTTCCATATGCTTGCCGCTTTTGACTGTGTTGATCATTTAAGAACATAATTATTCAGAAATGATACGAGGCGGGTTGAGGTAGCATTGTAGCGCTGGTACTTCATGTAACATGCTCCATAGGCTAACCTGTTCCTACAGCATGTAACATAGGCTAATCACCTCAGGTAGCATTGTAAACCTGTAAATGTACGGAGCTTGTAAATTGCCTAAGATCTACGTATTACACTGTCGATAAATAAGCAGCCACTTCGCCGTCCTTTATTCACGGTCAAATTAGGACCccccaaaaaatatatacatatcaAGCACCACAAATGCCATGCTTTAGCTCTTGACAACGGGAcctgttttttcctttctcttcagGGATCTGGAGGACCTAGGTTCACTCTTCAGGCCCTTCAGCAGGGAAGTCCGGGTGAAGTTCAGACAGAGACTCACTCTGTGAGTGAAGAATCCAAACAATCCTCAACTCACCCCCGTCGCATTTTCAGAAGAATATGCCGCTTGCGGCCTGAGCAGGGACCATGCGTGCGCTGGCTCTCACCATATGGCTCTGCTCATCTGCGCAATCTGCCAAGGGGACAAGAGAAAATGGAGGCACCGAGGAAAAGGAGCGATGGTGCCTCTGCGTCACCACATGCACCGACCCGGCAGGCCAGCAGCTAGCACAATGGTAAACAGGTGAAGGCCTCCTTTATCGTTGGCCTTTGCTGGTCCTGTAGTTGCTTCAGGTGTAGCCCATTTGGGTGGGATTGGATGTACGCCACCATAGAACATTATTAGTATTATTATTTTGCTGCAATCGTTGCTGCTCTCGTGTCTTTACTTTGAGCTGTAGGAGATGCTTCCTCAGGAGGGAAAAAAAAGGTGAACCAGATAAGGCGTTTTGCAGCTTTCCAGCGTTCAGATAGAAAGCAAGCGTCGGGATAGAAAGTGTCCTACGACCACGAAGTGAGGTTCCTCCCGTGACTTGACCCTCGTGCACCCTCACCCGTAGGCCGAAAGAAAGCAACGTTATGCAGGTCCAAACAAAACC
This region includes:
- the LOC123398630 gene encoding uncharacterized protein LOC123398630 isoform X1 — its product is MRGAGDCGLEFRGVMGEEEEEEAASASASERAMRRRRRWGAEADDGYSTSSTGGRGGSSGSGSGSFGCDSPLAGFVRADGDMEGTDLETDGLAATSSSSASAAFTEPHDDEEAQSRQEPAKSPAGTATAIRECQSQRRCRTDAVYLHGRKGLKQRPASLDFGSAGFSSGTPFSPGFVVGGAGFVSKGLVSSQISSGVFPSPGTPSYPRRHRPSALGYQKGWSSERVPLPSKGNNTRRYPGSSMAFPLNNRRTLPSKWEDAERWIFSPKSNAGDAREKTATLPHARRPKAKSGPLGPPGRLGGQYSSVSSSVSLFDSGRVGHLAANSPFLAGVLIPEHYGGAKSNVRRYTSGTAGDEFGIGIVGRSSLAAIGSPAIPSTTVRRRLDTAIESSVSLPSTRESVQGEEAEFVEDSAPVATPIISRKDTATQTSPDLSRSSSPSARPSFVRSFSMQQAKEESCFSDLEIRDVQMDDRVSLTRWSKKHVTQASNKNSTNILEWNRKTVDSKSSSWESTETKCTLKVEREEAKLTAWENLQKAKAEAAIQKLVMKLEKKRSFSLDRILNTLRSAQRKAQGMRDAATASQDEHVCRKAKKTSHVTKNGQIRSLSGCFTCHAF
- the LOC123398630 gene encoding uncharacterized protein LOC123398630 isoform X2: MRGAGDCGLEFRGVMGEEEEEEAASASASERAMRRRRRWGAEADDGYSTSSTGGRGGSSGSGSGSFGCDSPLAGFVRADGDMEGTDLETDGLAATSSSSAFTEPHDDEEAQSRQEPAKSPAGTATAIRECQSQRRCRTDAVYLHGRKGLKQRPASLDFGSAGFSSGTPFSPGFVVGGAGFVSKGLVSSQISSGVFPSPGTPSYPRRHRPSALGYQKGWSSERVPLPSKGNNTRRYPGSSMAFPLNNRRTLPSKWEDAERWIFSPKSNAGDAREKTATLPHARRPKAKSGPLGPPGRLGGQYSSVSSSVSLFDSGRVGHLAANSPFLAGVLIPEHYGGAKSNVRRYTSGTAGDEFGIGIVGRSSLAAIGSPAIPSTTVRRRLDTAIESSVSLPSTRESVQGEEAEFVEDSAPVATPIISRKDTATQTSPDLSRSSSPSARPSFVRSFSMQQAKEESCFSDLEIRDVQMDDRVSLTRWSKKHVTQASNKNSTNILEWNRKTVDSKSSSWESTETKCTLKVEREEAKLTAWENLQKAKAEAAIQKLVMKLEKKRSFSLDRILNTLRSAQRKAQGMRDAATASQDEHVCRKAKKTSHVTKNGQIRSLSGCFTCHAF